The genomic interval tcatttcatgttaaaattttagcaGCTAGTATCTGATCAATGGTGTTATGAAACAGCATAATAGAAAGTAACTTCTAGTCTAATATCTAAAACTTTTTCTGCTCTATGACATCATCCCAACTCCATTCTACCATATTTGTTTACACATGATCCCTACGGATTTTTTAATGCGCCATAATATGGATATCAGATTGTGAATCAAAATCAGTACCTACGACAACAAATCTAGGCCACAAGGCAATTATATTTCCAACAAATATTACATTTCATCACATGTAAGACCGGATACTACAACCTATACAAATGCTAGCCACGTAGTACATATCTAACTCTAAAAAGAGGAGGTTGTGTGTTTGAATCATGTAATGAGTTTCGAGTgaaaccaacaactccattcCTCCCCATGTCCCAAACGAATAAAAGGTTAGCACACATACACCCAAAAAGGAAAGTGGGATACAGAAACAAATAGCGCACTAGGGTGGGAAAGTTATAATGTTCATAGCCAATAAAACCAATGAATCAAAGAAACAGTGTAAAAGGTTCTAATTGACTTACTGTCTGAGAAGCTAGACCAAGTGCAAGTTCTCGCGGTAGCCCTGCAGCCACACCTCCATCAGCCAAAGCTTCAATtgctaaaaatatatatgctgGACCGCTGCCACTGAAAATTTAGGAATAAGAAGTGTTTCAATAAAACAacgaataaaatttaatctatcttgaaacaaacaaatttcaaCAAACACATATGAGTAGCTGTATTTTTGATTACATGTTTACCCAGGAATCTAAAATGAGAAAAGATTGGTTATTAGCTGAAATAGTGCCTCTGGGTAATAATTACATGAAAGAATTTTCTGAGCATAATATAGCTCCCTACTCACAGAAGCCACATACCTCAGGCCCGTGATTGCATCAAACAATTTCTCATCCGCTCGCCATATCTTGCCAACTGATCCGAATAATTTACCGATTAGTTCCCCATCCTCTTCTGTTGCAGTTCCTCCCAAGCTCATAACTATTTAAGGGCAAGTATTAGAGAACTGTACCATTTTCATATAacctttttatgaaattgatatgaaaataaaGGATTGCAAACAGAAGCTATAGGGATTTCATAGTCTAACACTAAACTGTCAGAGAAATGAAGATCACTTCATTTTGTTATAGTTAAGAAACCAGCATAAAGATAGAAGTTTTACTTAGAAGTCAACAAGCcgtccacaaaaaaaaagagaaaaaaacaagGATCAAATAATCTCTTGAGAGATCTCAGGAAAAAGGCACTCTCAAGAATAcccctaaaataaaaaatgattaccAAAAGTTATCTTGCATCAACTGCTTTCTCCCAATCAggataaattgaaaagaacgTCGCTTCTTCAACTTAAAAACTCAAGGAGCTCAAGGTTCAAAGGTAAACCCAAATAAACCTTATCCCATAAACATATAGTTTGCTCCTTACTATAGTAGTTAAAACACAAAGTTCCACATATTCCCACTTTCAGACTTTCTAACTACCCAAAAAGCATAACTCCCAAATACTTCAGATTTTGTCAGGCAACCAAATACTTCAGATTTTGTCAGGCAAATTGAGTAACATAATATAACATTCATTATATGGAAGGGATAAGGTCAACTCTAGTGGGCTAAGAAAAGTGAAAGAATGTAATTTCTGTTTTTAAGTAATCGTACATCATAAAAGGCGGTAACACTAAACATAACATAACATTCATTCATTGCAACATTATTTACACAATTATGTTAAACTTTTAcagataaaatatattagaatCAGAAGAATCATCCTGacaaaagctgaaaatatcAGTGGGTGAATTAACTCTGGTCTATTACATCACTTACATTGAGTCATCCACAAATTGTATGGCTAGTTGATAAATGCCATGCATTAGACACCAATAGCCATCACAAATGCCAAACAAACACATAGTTCGcaacataaaaaatagttCATAGCAAATAACAGAAAACGTGATAGCATGCTTATATCTGCTTCACCGATGTAGGTGAGGAAAACAATGATTGAGATTACAATGAAAAGTGAGAAAGCATACCTGTTGCAGCCTCACCTACAGCAGAAGGTGTATTAGGCATAACTCTAATAAACCGGCTGTGACCAGTCCATTCCTGaacaaaatataacattttttttttcagctaCCCAAAACTGAAgcataaactaaaaaattaaaagaagcaATCGGATGCATAAAATGAGTAGAAAGAAGGTGCAATTATAAAGTggtaggggaaaaaaaaattgagactATAGCAACCCAATTATAGTATTAAAAGAGGAAATATTACATTCACAAAGTTGGACTGTCTGATCTTTCAATTCAATTTCctcctctttctttctctatttTCTCCCTCCAATTTCTCCCATACAGTTCTCCACCAATGGTACAATATTACTACGTCTAGCATCTTACAGAGGAGTAGCTagtataaaatttcattttaatccaaaaataCTAATGCACTAGCAAACAATCATATCCCCAAAATGAGCAAGCTATCTTCAAAGCTCAGAGCAATTTAGATATTAATCAATTGTGAAAACCATAACCataattattacataattGCACCATTTTCTCTAGGACTAAACACGTACACACTTTACCACCCAACGACTCAAACGCTGCAAACCTGAAGGTCTTTCAATTTCACTCCTGCAGCAACAGAAACCAAAAGCTTCTTCCGTGATAACAGCGGCCTTATCTGCATGGCCACATCTTTAACTGTAACAACAACATAAGATGATTTCAAgtatcaacaaaatatttgtaactaaaaaattaaataaaaaaaaagaaaaatagataaaCAATCAGGACCACTAACAGGcattaaaaaagaacattAATTTAGGGAACCAATGGATCTATACATTTTTCAACGGCTAAAATTTAACTAGGTTCCATCAGAATACATCAATCCAATGGTCTATAAAtcgaaataaaaataaaataataaaaactaattagggAAAAGGGTAATACCTACTTGCGGTTTCACAGAGAAAACAACCACATCGCTGTATTCAACAACCTATTgatatgataaattattaattattattatcccAATAACTatgaaattagaaataattaaattgagaaaaagaaCGTTGTGTAATAGCGCGTACGGCGTTATTGTCGGATAATACTTTGACGCCGATGGACTCAAAAGCATCACGGCGTTTGAGATTAGAGTGGACGGCGGTGCAGATACGATCGGGCGGCAACACGCCCGATTTCGCCACTCCTTTGGCAATGCTCTCCGCCATTTTGCCCGCTCCAATGAAGCCTAGAATGAAGCTTTCGGCAGGAATAGGAAATGCGTCCATGATCGCCTCGTCGTCGCTGTTCtgaacaaatttttttcccctaataTCTCCACTTACGTCTGAGTGTAGAACTGAGTAAATTACTTCAAGTAAACCAACGAGAGGAAATGAATCACAGAATGCTGTCTCTGAGTAAAAAGAATTTACCGCCTATGATGccgtaatttttaaatggcaTTAATAATGTAAGAAACGTGTACGGTtggattaaattaataattcatatttatttttttaataagaaactttaattattttaaaaataatatgactGGTTAACAAAGCAGTTAagaagataattttaaatttaaaaagagaaaagaaaagagagatacgataaaattcaatctctctctttattttattgaattcgctatcgattttatttatgaaattcttgtatttaaaattaaa from Citrus sinensis cultivar Valencia sweet orange chromosome 9, DVS_A1.0, whole genome shotgun sequence carries:
- the LOC102613618 gene encoding pyrroline-5-carboxylate reductase — protein: MDAFPIPAESFILGFIGAGKMAESIAKGVAKSGVLPPDRICTAVHSNLKRRDAFESIGVKVLSDNNAVVEYSDVVVFSVKPQVVKDVAMQIRPLLSRKKLLVSVAAGVKLKDLQEWTGHSRFIRVMPNTPSAVGEAATVMSLGGTATEEDGELIGKLFGSVGKIWRADEKLFDAITGLSGSGPAYIFLAIEALADGGVAAGLPRELALGLASQTVLGAASMVTKSGKHPGQLKDDVASPGGTTIAGIHELEKSGFRGILMNAVVAAAKRSRELS